In the Candidatus Eisenbacteria bacterium genome, one interval contains:
- a CDS encoding redox-sensing transcriptional repressor Rex, giving the protein MKRFTRRGEGTPRARLARISQSTVRRLSHYYRVLEEVEAEGKRLISSHRLAEREGITSAQVRKDLSCFGSFGRRGLGYNVAHLREEIRGILGLDRRWRVAIVGAGNVGTALLAYRGFAKQGFDVVAVFDRDPQRVGQRIGDLVIRDTNDIATVASEQRVDMGVIATPVRAAQEVADQLVAVGVRGILNFAPRKLFVPSHVALRNVDMTVELESLSFALAQKPAARRRGSA; this is encoded by the coding sequence GTGAAAAGGTTCACACGCCGAGGAGAGGGGACCCCGCGAGCGCGGCTGGCTCGCATCTCCCAATCCACGGTGCGCCGCCTCTCGCATTACTACCGAGTGCTCGAAGAGGTCGAAGCGGAAGGCAAGCGCCTGATCTCGTCGCATCGCCTGGCCGAGCGCGAAGGAATCACCTCCGCCCAGGTGCGCAAGGACCTCTCGTGCTTCGGCTCGTTCGGCCGACGCGGTCTGGGCTACAACGTCGCCCATCTGCGCGAGGAAATCCGCGGCATCCTCGGCCTCGATCGCCGCTGGCGCGTGGCGATCGTGGGCGCCGGCAACGTCGGCACGGCGCTGCTCGCGTATCGAGGCTTCGCGAAGCAGGGATTCGACGTGGTCGCGGTCTTCGACCGCGACCCCCAGCGCGTGGGCCAGCGGATCGGCGATCTGGTCATCCGCGACACGAACGACATCGCGACGGTGGCGTCCGAGCAACGCGTGGACATGGGCGTGATCGCCACGCCTGTCCGTGCGGCGCAGGAGGTTGCCGATCAGCTGGTCGCGGTCGGTGTGAGAGGCATCCTGAACTTCGCGCCGCGCAAGCTGTTCGTGCCCTCCCATGTCGCGCTCCGCAACGTCGACATGACGGTGGAGCTCGAAAGTCTGTCGTTCGCGCTCGCGCAGAAGCCGGCGGCCCGCCGTCGCGGTTCCGCATGA